The following proteins are encoded in a genomic region of Neomicrococcus aestuarii:
- the purD gene encoding phosphoribosylamine--glycine ligase: MGVKVLVLGPGGREHAIVKALLRDPAVSEVHCAPGNAGIAQEVTVHAINANDPVAAVALAQELGADLVVVGPEAPLAAGVADALVAAKIPVFGPAKAAAQLEASKAFAKQIMAQAEVPTAMARVAETESEAAEALDVFGAPYVVKDDGLAAGKGVVVTEDREAALEHAKACFAAGGTVVIEEYLDGPEVSLFVLSDGHHVVPLEPAQDFKRIFDGDEGANTGGMGAYTPLPWLPHGFVDEVINRVAMPVISTMAERGTPFVGVLYCGLAVTKRGIRVIEFNARFGDPETQAVLVRLETPLGGLLLAAARGELDQAETLRWNANPAVGVVLSSPGYPETPTTGGTLGGLEAAEANGASVLHAGTALADNGDVVSAGGRVLSVVALGESLEAARDAAYEGISKITLDGGHYRTDIALKAINGEISVAGGTR; the protein is encoded by the coding sequence ATGGGCGTGAAAGTACTTGTGTTGGGCCCCGGTGGTCGTGAGCATGCAATCGTCAAAGCACTCCTACGTGACCCGGCCGTCTCCGAGGTGCACTGCGCACCGGGAAACGCCGGCATTGCCCAAGAGGTAACCGTCCACGCGATCAACGCGAATGACCCGGTAGCCGCGGTAGCGCTAGCCCAAGAGCTGGGCGCCGACTTGGTAGTGGTAGGCCCAGAGGCACCTCTTGCCGCAGGCGTCGCTGACGCACTCGTGGCGGCAAAGATTCCCGTGTTTGGTCCCGCGAAGGCCGCCGCACAGCTGGAAGCGTCCAAAGCTTTCGCGAAGCAGATCATGGCTCAAGCCGAAGTTCCCACCGCCATGGCGCGCGTCGCCGAAACCGAATCCGAGGCAGCCGAAGCCCTCGACGTGTTCGGCGCACCCTACGTCGTCAAAGATGACGGCCTCGCCGCAGGTAAGGGCGTAGTAGTCACCGAAGATCGAGAAGCAGCCCTCGAGCACGCGAAGGCATGCTTCGCCGCCGGAGGCACCGTGGTGATCGAGGAATACCTCGACGGCCCAGAAGTCTCCCTCTTTGTCCTCAGCGACGGCCACCACGTAGTGCCGCTAGAACCAGCCCAAGACTTCAAGCGCATCTTCGACGGCGACGAAGGCGCAAACACCGGCGGCATGGGTGCTTACACCCCGTTGCCATGGTTGCCGCACGGATTCGTTGACGAAGTGATCAACCGTGTGGCTATGCCGGTCATCAGCACCATGGCCGAACGCGGCACCCCCTTCGTGGGCGTGCTCTACTGCGGCCTTGCCGTCACCAAGCGTGGCATTCGCGTCATCGAGTTCAACGCCCGCTTCGGTGACCCCGAAACTCAAGCCGTGCTGGTTCGACTCGAAACGCCTCTCGGCGGACTGCTCCTTGCGGCAGCCCGTGGCGAACTCGACCAGGCAGAGACGCTCCGCTGGAACGCAAACCCAGCAGTCGGCGTCGTACTGTCCTCCCCGGGGTACCCCGAAACCCCCACGACCGGCGGAACCCTCGGCGGGCTCGAAGCCGCGGAAGCCAACGGCGCCTCCGTCCTGCACGCAGGAACCGCGCTCGCAGACAACGGTGACGTCGTCAGCGCCGGCGGACGCGTGCTCAGCGTGGTGGCCCTCGGCGAATCGCTCGAAGCCGCACGTGATGCCGCGTACGAAGGCATCTCCAAGATCACTTTGGACGGCGGACACTACCGCACGGACATTGCACTCAAGGCCATCAACGGCGAGATTTCGGTAGCAGGAGGAACGCGCTAA
- a CDS encoding transglycosylase domain-containing protein, whose amino-acid sequence MAQRNSPFFDTATTLGKILSFFGIAGLCGVLAAGLLIPGAMVAGNAATAGIEAFENLPAELSESPLAEPSKVLDKDGTVLATFYAENRVPVTIDKISQNMKDAIVSIEDERFFEHTGVDPRGIARALINNLTSSSTQGASTLTQQFVNNVLINDAASKGVDQSQITFSGNKDIQDKLREAKLAIAVEKKYSKDEILEGYLNIVLFNGTTYGVEAAAQRFFSIPASKLNIQQSAMLAGMVQRPAAFNPIKNPELTLKRRNLVLAKMLDNKKITQAEYKAAVKSPLGLKVKEIRSGCYAAKYANNFCGYITHLIVNDSQFGDTVADRTRKLYRGGLVIKTTLDSRLQKEAEKEARAAIPANDSSNLGTSLISLDPKTGNVLAMAQNKIYSPQDGTQYTEYNFNTDRATGGSGGFQGGSTMKPMTTLAWLESGNNMWDEIDASRDFYENEFQWKASCLARGYTNSIDEEDGGWNVNNASDGFKRNMTVEYGLYWSINTATVAEASEIDLCKIQDVAARLKLMSPTYTSPATGEEIQRAANPPFVLGTENVTPMATAAAFASFANKGTRCEPRAIESVTDAEGNSYKAPEVSCEQVLDENVVRNLNGTLSKIAGQRVARNTMDDTPIAGKTGTSNGAAATWFAGYSTGIATVAWVGRNDSNAPIFGMEINGQVYDYADSATFASPMWLAYMKDVIGYYPSEDFGEPDEAPGPTITPIPNTTPDSSSGDEAGTTQVDDGTTDESTDNNADNG is encoded by the coding sequence ATGGCGCAGCGTAATTCACCTTTCTTTGACACTGCCACGACGCTCGGAAAGATCCTTTCTTTCTTCGGCATCGCTGGTTTGTGTGGAGTCCTTGCGGCCGGTTTGTTGATTCCTGGCGCGATGGTCGCCGGAAACGCGGCAACCGCTGGCATTGAGGCTTTCGAAAACCTCCCGGCTGAACTCAGTGAGTCACCGCTGGCCGAACCGTCTAAGGTCCTCGACAAGGACGGCACCGTACTTGCCACGTTCTATGCGGAAAACCGCGTACCGGTGACGATCGACAAGATCTCCCAGAACATGAAGGACGCGATCGTCTCCATTGAAGATGAGCGCTTCTTTGAGCACACGGGTGTTGACCCTCGAGGTATCGCCCGCGCACTCATCAACAACCTGACGTCCTCCAGCACCCAAGGTGCTTCCACGCTGACGCAGCAGTTCGTGAACAACGTCCTCATCAATGACGCCGCCTCCAAGGGTGTGGACCAGTCCCAGATCACGTTCTCCGGTAACAAGGACATTCAGGACAAGCTGCGCGAAGCAAAGCTCGCCATCGCTGTTGAGAAGAAGTACTCGAAGGATGAAATCCTCGAGGGCTACTTGAACATTGTGCTGTTCAACGGCACCACCTACGGTGTGGAAGCTGCTGCGCAGCGCTTCTTCTCGATCCCAGCCTCCAAGCTGAACATCCAGCAGTCCGCCATGCTCGCTGGAATGGTGCAGCGCCCCGCAGCTTTCAACCCCATCAAGAATCCTGAACTTACGCTGAAGCGCCGCAATTTGGTGCTCGCGAAGATGCTGGATAACAAGAAAATTACGCAGGCTGAATATAAGGCTGCGGTGAAGTCCCCGTTGGGACTGAAGGTCAAGGAAATTCGTTCCGGCTGCTACGCGGCTAAGTACGCCAACAACTTCTGTGGCTACATCACGCACTTGATCGTGAACGATTCGCAGTTCGGCGACACGGTGGCCGACCGTACCCGCAAGCTCTACCGCGGCGGCCTTGTCATCAAGACCACACTGGATTCCCGTCTCCAGAAGGAAGCTGAGAAGGAAGCTCGCGCTGCTATTCCAGCGAATGACTCCTCCAACCTCGGCACCTCGCTGATCTCGCTTGATCCCAAGACCGGCAACGTGCTGGCCATGGCGCAGAACAAGATCTACTCGCCGCAAGACGGTACGCAGTACACCGAGTACAACTTCAACACGGACCGCGCTACCGGCGGCTCCGGCGGCTTCCAGGGTGGTTCCACCATGAAGCCAATGACCACCCTCGCGTGGCTCGAATCCGGCAACAACATGTGGGATGAGATTGACGCGAGCCGCGACTTCTACGAGAACGAGTTCCAGTGGAAAGCATCCTGCTTGGCTCGCGGCTACACGAACTCCATCGATGAAGAGGATGGCGGCTGGAACGTCAACAACGCTTCTGATGGCTTCAAGCGCAACATGACCGTGGAGTACGGCCTGTACTGGTCCATCAACACCGCTACCGTTGCTGAGGCCTCGGAGATTGATCTCTGCAAGATTCAGGACGTCGCTGCACGCCTCAAGCTCATGTCCCCCACCTACACGAGCCCTGCCACGGGTGAAGAGATCCAGCGTGCGGCTAACCCGCCGTTCGTGCTGGGTACGGAAAACGTGACGCCTATGGCGACGGCGGCTGCGTTCGCGAGCTTCGCCAACAAGGGCACCCGCTGTGAACCACGCGCCATTGAATCCGTGACGGATGCCGAAGGCAACTCCTACAAGGCTCCCGAGGTTTCTTGCGAACAGGTCTTGGATGAGAACGTGGTCCGCAACTTGAACGGCACGCTGTCCAAGATCGCCGGTCAGCGCGTTGCTCGAAACACCATGGATGACACCCCAATCGCCGGTAAGACCGGTACTTCTAACGGTGCCGCTGCCACGTGGTTCGCCGGCTACTCCACGGGTATCGCAACGGTTGCTTGGGTGGGTCGTAACGACTCCAACGCTCCGATCTTCGGCATGGAGATCAACGGCCAGGTTTACGATTACGCCGACTCCGCTACCTTCGCTAGCCCCATGTGGCTCGCGTACATGAAGGACGTCATCGGCTACTACCCTTCTGAAGACTTCGGCGAGCCTGATGAGGCTCCGGGTCCAACGATCACCCCGATCCCGAACACCACTCCGGATAGCTCCAGTGGTGACGAGGCCGGAACCACTCAGGTTGACGACGGCACCACGGATGAGTCCACGGATAACAACGCTGACAACGGCTAA
- a CDS encoding asparaginase, which produces MSYPLTSQRSEELAIVERNGWAESRHLGAAVVVNADGTVVTELGDARASIFPRSTLKPFQTLAVMRAGVPLRGAHVALASASHVGSLEHQSAVLDMLHLAGLDESALQCPTAWPKHSESRIEMARTTGEPNRLAFNCSGKHAAFLMACVENDWPIENYLDPKHPLQQAILQTIEEVTGSSLANVAVDGCGAPVPAIELLGLARATSMLAAAPGNKASDARAATIATAMLDYPWAVQGHGEENTVVMEELEVIAKLGAEGVLILGAPNGTACAVKMLDGNGRAATLVGLTLLANAGAVSADAVRDVLPKVVPEVLGGGKPEGRLTLARPVLELLEA; this is translated from the coding sequence ATGTCTTACCCCCTGACTTCGCAGCGCTCTGAAGAATTGGCCATCGTCGAACGCAATGGGTGGGCGGAATCCCGGCACCTCGGCGCGGCCGTGGTGGTCAACGCGGACGGAACCGTGGTGACGGAGTTGGGCGACGCTCGTGCCTCGATTTTCCCGCGCTCCACGCTCAAGCCCTTCCAAACTCTTGCCGTCATGCGTGCTGGTGTTCCGTTGCGCGGCGCACACGTGGCGCTCGCGTCGGCGTCCCACGTGGGTTCTCTGGAGCACCAGAGCGCGGTCTTGGATATGTTGCACCTTGCTGGCTTGGACGAGTCCGCCCTCCAGTGCCCCACTGCGTGGCCCAAGCATTCCGAGTCCCGCATCGAGATGGCTCGTACTACGGGTGAGCCAAACCGTTTGGCGTTCAATTGCTCGGGCAAGCACGCCGCATTCCTGATGGCGTGCGTCGAGAACGATTGGCCCATCGAGAATTACCTGGACCCCAAGCACCCGCTTCAGCAGGCCATCTTGCAGACCATCGAAGAGGTCACTGGCTCCTCCCTCGCTAACGTCGCGGTGGACGGTTGCGGCGCCCCGGTCCCAGCGATCGAGCTGTTGGGCTTGGCCCGCGCGACGTCTATGCTGGCCGCAGCTCCTGGCAATAAGGCCTCTGATGCCCGCGCCGCCACGATTGCCACCGCAATGCTCGATTACCCGTGGGCCGTTCAGGGCCACGGCGAAGAGAACACTGTGGTCATGGAAGAGCTTGAAGTGATCGCGAAGCTCGGCGCCGAGGGCGTGCTGATCCTGGGCGCCCCGAACGGTACCGCGTGCGCCGTCAAGATGCTCGACGGCAACGGCCGCGCCGCCACCCTTGTGGGACTGACGCTCTTGGCCAACGCTGGTGCCGTGTCCGCGGATGCCGTCCGCGACGTCCTGCCCAAGGTGGTTCCGGAAGTCCTCGGCGGCGGCAAGCCTGAGGGCCGCTTGACGCTGGCCCGTCCGGTGCTGGAATTGTTGGAGGCTTAG
- a CDS encoding DUF4177 domain-containing protein, with protein sequence MTTWEYLTAPVLIHNTKMILDNFGSEGWELVTVIPGPNSSNLVAYFKRPKQ encoded by the coding sequence ATGACGACATGGGAATACCTCACCGCACCGGTGCTTATTCATAACACCAAGATGATTCTGGACAACTTTGGAAGCGAGGGATGGGAGCTGGTGACGGTGATCCCCGGCCCGAATTCCAGCAATTTGGTGGCATATTTCAAGCGCCCTAAGCAGTAA
- a CDS encoding ABC transporter ATP-binding protein gives MKPKTNDTETTTLFQTLGRLGPFVKPYSGRLFGGFLSALAAGIVSLAIPQVMGELVNNVLHPGTPVSALWWVTAVVAVLGVLEAVFIYLRRVFVITPASLLEAEMRIGLFKHLQQLPVSFHDKWASGQLLSRSMGDLSHTRRWLAFGAIMFVVSGVTIVVGLVVMFSSSWILGLVYLVGAIPIMIRSFYFRNRFRRVSRLSQDQAGDLATNVEESVQGIRVLKAFGRGQEALDDFEARAMDLRETEITKAKTIASFLAVIVSVPELVLGIGLILGTWLVLQGELTVGGLVAFFATAAVLARPVENVGMLLGMTFATKTALDRYFDVFDATNTIVSPAAITASTGTSTTRTATRTATTPADSATAASADPQLGEADRGTEAAASSLELENVTFAFADAPDAPILRSVNLSLRPGETMALVGPTGSGKSALCELIPRLYDVTGGSVLLDGVDVRELPLDTVRSRVAIAFEDSILFSSTVRDNVLLGAPERTDKALEEALNVAEAHFAKELPEGVDTMIGEQGLSLSGGQRQRLSLARAIAAKPSVLVLDDPLSALDVRTEEQVTENLRAALEDTTTLIVAHRPSTVVLADRVALLQDGTIQDVGTHEQLLARSAAYRDVISSFEEAPTVEEIL, from the coding sequence GTGAAACCTAAAACAAACGACACCGAAACAACGACCCTGTTCCAGACTCTTGGCAGGCTGGGCCCGTTCGTCAAACCCTATTCAGGGCGCTTGTTTGGCGGGTTCCTCTCTGCTCTCGCGGCGGGCATCGTATCCCTCGCAATCCCCCAGGTCATGGGCGAGCTCGTCAACAACGTGTTGCACCCGGGCACCCCGGTCTCGGCGTTGTGGTGGGTCACCGCGGTGGTTGCCGTGCTCGGCGTACTCGAAGCCGTCTTCATCTACTTGAGGCGCGTTTTCGTCATCACTCCGGCGTCACTGCTGGAAGCCGAAATGCGCATTGGGCTCTTCAAGCACTTGCAGCAGCTTCCCGTGAGCTTCCATGACAAATGGGCGTCGGGGCAGTTGCTCTCTCGCTCCATGGGCGACCTCAGCCATACGCGGCGCTGGTTGGCTTTTGGCGCCATCATGTTTGTGGTCTCCGGCGTCACCATTGTGGTGGGCCTGGTGGTGATGTTCTCCTCGAGCTGGATTCTGGGACTCGTCTACCTAGTGGGCGCGATTCCCATCATGATCCGCAGCTTTTACTTCCGTAACCGCTTCCGCCGCGTCAGCCGACTGTCGCAAGATCAGGCCGGCGACCTTGCTACGAACGTTGAAGAATCCGTTCAGGGTATCCGCGTGCTCAAAGCGTTCGGCCGCGGTCAAGAAGCCTTGGATGATTTCGAAGCTCGGGCCATGGACCTGCGGGAAACCGAAATCACCAAAGCCAAGACCATCGCGTCCTTCCTCGCGGTTATTGTGTCCGTCCCCGAGCTGGTGTTGGGTATCGGCTTGATCCTTGGCACCTGGCTGGTGCTTCAGGGCGAACTCACCGTTGGTGGGCTCGTAGCCTTCTTCGCTACGGCCGCTGTCCTCGCCCGGCCGGTGGAAAACGTCGGCATGCTCTTGGGCATGACCTTCGCGACCAAGACCGCGCTGGATCGCTACTTCGACGTCTTCGACGCCACCAACACCATCGTCTCCCCCGCGGCCATCACGGCTTCAACGGGGACCTCAACAACCAGGACCGCAACCAGAACCGCAACCACCCCAGCCGACTCAGCCACGGCCGCCTCAGCTGACCCCCAGCTCGGTGAGGCTGACCGCGGGACGGAAGCTGCGGCGTCGTCCTTGGAACTTGAAAATGTCACGTTCGCCTTCGCCGACGCCCCGGACGCGCCCATCTTGCGGTCCGTGAATCTGAGCCTGCGGCCGGGCGAAACCATGGCGCTCGTGGGGCCAACGGGCTCCGGAAAATCCGCGTTGTGCGAGCTCATCCCGCGCTTGTACGACGTCACCGGTGGCAGTGTGCTCCTCGATGGCGTGGACGTTCGCGAGCTGCCGCTAGATACCGTGCGCTCTCGAGTGGCGATCGCGTTCGAGGACTCCATTCTGTTCTCCAGCACCGTGCGCGACAACGTGCTGTTGGGTGCGCCCGAGCGAACCGATAAGGCACTTGAGGAAGCCCTGAACGTGGCCGAAGCGCACTTCGCGAAGGAACTGCCCGAGGGTGTGGACACCATGATCGGCGAGCAAGGACTTTCGCTCTCCGGCGGTCAGCGCCAGCGTCTCTCGCTCGCGCGAGCCATCGCCGCGAAACCATCCGTCCTAGTGCTCGACGATCCGCTCTCCGCGCTCGATGTGCGCACGGAAGAACAAGTCACGGAAAACCTGCGCGCCGCGCTCGAGGACACCACCACGCTGATTGTGGCGCACCGCCCCTCCACCGTGGTCCTTGCAGACCGCGTGGCGCTCCTGCAGGACGGCACCATTCAAGACGTGGGCACCCACGAGCAACTGCTCGCTCGCAGCGCCGCCTACCGCGACGTCATTTCAAGCTTTGAAGAAGCTCCCACCGTGGAGGAGATCCTGTAA
- a CDS encoding metallophosphoesterase encodes MTIPLASRPLAKALVRSTGALALGGAAGLAYGTWEKNQFELRQETVAVLPPGYRDITLLHISDIHYIPNQRKKTRWLAELADLSPDLVINTGDNLSHPEAVPGLLAALKPLMAFPGVFVPGSNCYFAPTLRNPLRYFAGPSSRDGVPEKKLELPWREMHHGFEDAGWLNATNANFTAEIAGQQIDFSGVDDPHLGYEKYAGWPENFGKYDDAGLRPAVRPRIALAHAPYQRVLDYFTLSGADMIFAGHTHGGQVCIPGYGALVSNCDLPTSQARGLSTWTAGAAAARRTIPLEVSAGIGTSRFAPIRVACRPEAILMRMTARAA; translated from the coding sequence GTGACGATTCCTCTCGCTTCACGTCCACTCGCTAAAGCCCTCGTTCGTTCAACGGGGGCTTTAGCCCTTGGTGGCGCCGCTGGCCTCGCGTATGGGACGTGGGAAAAGAATCAGTTTGAGCTCCGTCAGGAGACCGTCGCGGTGCTCCCTCCGGGGTACCGGGACATCACGCTCCTGCACATCTCGGACATCCACTACATTCCGAACCAGCGGAAGAAGACGCGGTGGTTGGCGGAGCTCGCGGATCTGTCCCCGGATCTGGTGATCAACACGGGAGATAATCTTTCCCACCCCGAGGCCGTGCCCGGACTCTTGGCCGCACTGAAGCCGCTCATGGCGTTCCCCGGCGTTTTTGTGCCGGGATCGAATTGCTACTTCGCGCCGACGTTGCGGAACCCTTTGCGCTATTTCGCGGGACCGTCGTCGCGCGATGGCGTGCCCGAGAAGAAGCTTGAGCTGCCGTGGCGCGAGATGCATCATGGCTTCGAGGATGCCGGGTGGCTGAACGCCACGAACGCGAACTTCACGGCTGAGATTGCCGGGCAGCAGATCGATTTTTCCGGCGTGGATGACCCGCATTTGGGTTACGAGAAATACGCGGGTTGGCCGGAGAATTTTGGGAAGTACGACGACGCAGGCTTGCGTCCGGCAGTGCGGCCTCGGATTGCGTTGGCTCACGCGCCGTACCAGCGGGTGCTGGATTACTTCACGCTCTCCGGGGCGGACATGATCTTTGCGGGACACACCCATGGCGGACAAGTGTGCATCCCGGGGTATGGTGCTTTAGTTAGTAATTGCGATCTGCCAACCAGTCAGGCTCGAGGCTTGAGCACGTGGACGGCGGGCGCAGCTGCGGCTCGACGCACCATTCCTTTGGAAGTCTCCGCGGGCATCGGAACATCGCGGTTCGCACCGATCCGCGTGGCCTGCCGACCCGAGGCGATCTTGATGAGGATGACAGCACGAGCCGCTTGA
- a CDS encoding sterol carrier family protein, with protein MAVRRRISPEDGQFAVSQWLRARESGQTLPRPAVAMAVRYLLEELAERAPGNSVEVRVPPFGVTQCIEGPRHTRGTPPNVVEMDAETWLELATGHQDWSGAVVLGKVSASGLRADLAALLPL; from the coding sequence TTGGCAGTACGACGCCGCATCTCACCTGAGGATGGTCAGTTCGCCGTAAGCCAGTGGTTGCGCGCGCGAGAAAGCGGCCAAACGCTTCCGCGTCCGGCCGTCGCCATGGCCGTGCGTTACTTGCTGGAAGAGCTCGCCGAGCGCGCGCCCGGGAACTCCGTGGAGGTTCGCGTCCCACCCTTTGGCGTCACGCAATGCATCGAAGGCCCGCGCCATACCCGCGGAACCCCACCCAACGTCGTCGAAATGGACGCCGAAACCTGGCTGGAACTGGCTACGGGGCACCAAGACTGGAGCGGCGCCGTCGTACTAGGAAAAGTGAGCGCCTCCGGGCTGCGAGCGGATCTGGCCGCCCTCCTACCCCTCTAA
- a CDS encoding ABC transporter ATP-binding protein: MSEVRGVANEDLIRLDADERKRVRRRSWKLLVSLAAPNKALLILAAVLIVLSTIARTSFPLLIAWAIDWALPAAQRNDWVPLAVVGGLYLLASCAAGPLLGWYEVTSKRVSQEMLLDLRLRVFRHTQRLSLEFHENYTSGRIISRQTSDVETLREFLDQGLTALVSGVLFVVFTGASILFLDGWSFLVVIVASIPIAIIFRWYQKRSEVLYRESRVVSGRLISTFMETMTGIRAVKAFRREAENDRAYEDVAMEYRANSIKSINLFGVLQPSLVVIGNLTVAAVLLFGGLRVINGTLLVGTLVALLLASKRVFSPVDEIANFYSSLQSATAALEKVSGLLEEEPTIVEDPEPIALKNAKGRIEFKNVEFGYGAGPTVMEQFDLTIPAGQTVAVVGQTGAGKSTLAKMVARFYDVRSGELTIDSVPIKKLTAKDLRRAVVMVTQEAFLFSGTVADNIALGKPTASRDEIILAARAVGAHEFIEKLPDGYDTDVNKRGGRVSAGQRQLISFARAFLADPAILILDEATSSLDLPSERLVQHGLQQLLGNRTAIIIAHRLSTVEIADRVLVVHDGKIVEDGSPAELIAQGGRYAALDQAWQDSLGR; this comes from the coding sequence ATGAGTGAAGTACGTGGCGTTGCCAACGAAGATCTCATCCGGCTGGACGCGGACGAACGCAAGCGAGTACGCCGTCGTTCTTGGAAGCTTTTGGTGTCCCTCGCGGCGCCCAACAAGGCGCTGCTGATTCTGGCCGCCGTCCTCATTGTGCTCTCGACGATCGCACGGACGTCCTTCCCGTTGCTCATCGCGTGGGCGATTGACTGGGCCCTGCCCGCGGCGCAACGAAACGACTGGGTGCCGCTCGCTGTCGTCGGCGGCCTGTACCTGCTTGCTTCCTGCGCGGCCGGACCGCTCCTGGGCTGGTACGAAGTCACGTCAAAGCGCGTGAGCCAAGAAATGCTGCTGGATCTTCGCTTGCGCGTCTTCAGGCACACGCAACGCCTCAGCCTCGAATTCCATGAGAACTACACCTCCGGTCGCATCATCTCCCGGCAAACCTCTGACGTGGAGACCCTGCGCGAATTCCTGGACCAGGGCCTCACGGCGCTGGTATCTGGCGTGCTCTTTGTGGTGTTCACGGGTGCGTCGATCCTGTTCTTGGATGGATGGAGCTTCCTGGTGGTCATCGTGGCGAGCATCCCGATTGCCATCATTTTCCGCTGGTACCAAAAGCGCTCCGAAGTGCTCTACCGCGAATCCCGCGTGGTCTCCGGGCGGCTGATCTCCACCTTCATGGAGACCATGACCGGCATCCGCGCCGTCAAGGCGTTCCGCCGCGAAGCCGAGAATGACCGCGCCTACGAGGACGTCGCCATGGAGTACCGCGCGAACTCCATCAAGTCCATCAACCTCTTCGGCGTCCTCCAACCGTCACTCGTAGTGATCGGCAACCTCACGGTGGCCGCTGTGCTGCTGTTTGGCGGGTTGCGGGTCATCAACGGAACCTTGCTGGTGGGCACCCTGGTGGCGTTGCTGCTGGCCTCCAAGCGGGTGTTCTCCCCCGTGGATGAAATCGCGAACTTCTACAGCTCGCTCCAGTCCGCCACCGCGGCGCTCGAGAAAGTCTCTGGGCTGCTTGAAGAAGAGCCCACCATTGTGGAAGACCCCGAGCCTATTGCGCTCAAGAACGCCAAGGGGCGCATCGAGTTCAAGAATGTGGAATTCGGGTACGGCGCCGGCCCCACGGTGATGGAGCAGTTTGATTTGACCATCCCGGCCGGCCAAACCGTCGCAGTGGTAGGACAGACAGGCGCAGGCAAGTCCACGCTCGCCAAGATGGTGGCGCGCTTCTACGACGTGCGCTCCGGCGAGCTAACTATCGACTCCGTTCCCATCAAAAAGCTCACCGCGAAGGATCTTCGCCGGGCCGTTGTCATGGTCACCCAAGAAGCATTCCTCTTCAGCGGCACCGTGGCGGACAACATTGCATTGGGCAAGCCGACTGCTTCGCGAGATGAAATCATCCTGGCCGCCCGCGCCGTGGGCGCCCACGAGTTCATCGAGAAACTGCCCGACGGCTATGACACGGACGTGAACAAGCGCGGAGGCCGCGTCTCCGCAGGCCAACGCCAGCTCATCTCCTTCGCCCGCGCGTTCCTCGCGGACCCGGCCATTCTGATTCTGGATGAGGCCACGTCCTCGCTGGATCTGCCGAGCGAACGCTTGGTCCAGCACGGACTCCAGCAGCTCTTGGGCAACCGCACCGCGATCATCATTGCGCACCGGCTGTCCACCGTCGAGATCGCCGACCGCGTACTGGTGGTGCACGACGGCAAGATCGTGGAGGACGGCTCCCCCGCCGAGCTCATCGCCCAAGGCGGTCGCTATGCCGCGCTCGATCAGGCCTGGCAGGACAGCCTGGGTCGGTAG
- a CDS encoding phosphoribosylaminoimidazolesuccinocarboxamide synthase: MSDVVALDGWEHIYSGKIRDLYVPAGTSVQEADRVLVVASDKISAYDFVLDSQIPDKGKILTQLSLWWFGQLSSVPNHVLSTDVPDAVAGRAMVCANLEMFPIECIARGYLTGSGLAEYRTSGTVTGLPLPTGLVDGSRLEPAIFTPSAKAEVGEHDENITFEQTIDRVGEIVAEELRELTLKVYSTAERIARDRGIILADTKVEFGRDRATGRITLGDEVLTPDSSRFWDGATYAPGKSQDSFDKQFVRDWLTSPASGWDKNSGEKPPVLPEEIIEKTRSRYVEAYERLTGRTFSV; encoded by the coding sequence ATGAGCGATGTTGTGGCATTGGACGGCTGGGAGCACATCTACTCGGGCAAAATTCGTGACCTCTACGTTCCTGCAGGAACGTCTGTGCAGGAAGCGGACCGCGTGCTGGTAGTGGCCAGCGACAAGATCTCCGCCTACGACTTTGTGCTGGATTCGCAGATCCCAGATAAGGGCAAGATCCTCACGCAACTAAGCCTGTGGTGGTTCGGGCAACTCTCATCTGTTCCTAACCACGTGCTGTCCACCGACGTGCCGGACGCTGTTGCCGGCCGCGCCATGGTGTGCGCGAACCTGGAGATGTTCCCGATCGAGTGCATCGCCCGCGGGTACCTCACCGGTTCCGGCTTGGCCGAATACCGCACCTCCGGAACCGTGACCGGTTTGCCGCTGCCGACCGGACTCGTGGACGGGTCCCGCTTGGAGCCGGCGATCTTCACGCCGTCCGCCAAGGCCGAAGTGGGCGAACACGACGAGAACATCACGTTTGAACAGACCATCGACCGCGTCGGCGAGATTGTGGCCGAAGAGCTACGCGAACTCACATTGAAGGTCTACAGCACCGCCGAGCGCATTGCCCGCGACCGTGGCATCATTCTGGCGGACACCAAGGTGGAGTTCGGCCGCGACCGCGCCACCGGACGCATCACCTTGGGCGACGAAGTGCTGACCCCGGACTCTTCGCGCTTCTGGGACGGCGCCACCTACGCGCCAGGTAAGTCGCAGGACTCCTTTGACAAGCAGTTTGTGCGCGACTGGCTGACCTCGCCCGCCTCCGGGTGGGACAAAAACTCGGGCGAGAAGCCGCCGGTGCTTCCCGAGGAGATCATCGAGAAGACGCGCTCCCGTTATGTGGAAGCATACGAGCGTCTCACGGGGCGCACGTTTAGCGTGTAG